From a region of the Deltaproteobacteria bacterium genome:
- a CDS encoding helix-turn-helix transcriptional regulator: MSDISKKIKILRSATKRTQKSFAEMLGFSKGYLADIETDRIKPSRKFLEAIQLKCGVSIDWLLQEGIKGPLFKGRTKTWEDILKTKPLRQDPLYHGLNITMNSYNKALQDMFNVLSEYKYSMSETDEIDVELLKSKGQMMDLLDILQTLVSSLFNWTPEEGNK, from the coding sequence ATGTCTGACATTTCTAAAAAGATAAAAATATTACGGTCCGCGACAAAACGTACACAAAAAAGTTTCGCCGAAATGCTTGGATTTTCAAAGGGATACCTTGCCGACATTGAAACCGACAGAATTAAACCCTCCAGAAAATTTTTGGAGGCAATTCAGTTAAAATGCGGCGTTTCTATTGACTGGCTGTTACAGGAAGGAATAAAAGGGCCGTTATTTAAAGGGCGCACAAAGACCTGGGAGGACATTTTAAAGACCAAACCGCTACGGCAAGACCCTTTATATCATGGTCTAAACATAACAATGAACAGTTATAACAAGGCGTTACAGGATATGTTTAACGTCTTGAGCGAATATAAGTACAGTATGAGCGAAACAGACGAAATAGATGTTGAGCTTTTAAAGTCTAAGGGCCAGATGATGGATCTTTTAGATATTTTACAAACGTTGGTGTCTTCATTGTTCAACTGGACGCCTGAAGAAGGAAATAAATAA
- a CDS encoding helix-turn-helix domain-containing protein, whose protein sequence is MIKNKNLRKVLIDEDLTIKGLAQKTGYTRGYLSSVLNGHKQSPRAEKLISFVLGRAHSELWPDHQTGK, encoded by the coding sequence ATGATCAAAAACAAGAACTTGCGGAAAGTCTTGATCGATGAGGACCTTACGATTAAAGGCTTGGCTCAAAAAACCGGCTACACCAGGGGGTATCTTAGTAGCGTACTCAATGGTCACAAGCAATCCCCCAGGGCTGAAAAACTCATCTCCTTTGTTTTAGGCCGCGCGCATAGTGAGCTTTGGCCTGATCATCAAACCGGCAAATAA
- a CDS encoding AAA family ATPase, with protein sequence MQKSFFATNNYHAIIKAIAELKNRDPSLPGLGLFYGRWGLGKTEAIEHFYGESNVYYVMCEALWRVRDLLKGICDEMKLLPDYRTVDRFDQICRELRRRGESLILDEADYLFKHRIMLDMIKDMHEKTKVPIILVGMEEICGKLQKYGQFWSRILPAGIVEFQPLSPPEMILITKEWTGLEVSPEASELLCRFTEGDFRYVVGYLLEFERACAVNKTREIGLPMVEALLKKSSKKREISDRYRRGDIKHLHAVGR encoded by the coding sequence ATGCAGAAATCATTTTTCGCTACCAACAATTATCATGCCATTATCAAAGCGATTGCTGAGTTGAAAAACCGCGATCCAAGCCTACCAGGGCTTGGGCTATTTTATGGCCGGTGGGGCCTGGGCAAAACTGAAGCCATTGAACACTTTTATGGCGAGTCTAACGTCTATTATGTGATGTGTGAGGCCCTGTGGCGTGTGCGCGATCTCCTGAAAGGCATCTGTGATGAAATGAAACTCCTGCCTGACTACCGGACCGTGGATCGTTTTGATCAGATTTGCCGGGAGTTAAGGAGAAGAGGCGAATCTTTAATTCTTGATGAGGCTGATTACCTTTTCAAGCACCGTATCATGCTCGATATGATCAAGGACATGCACGAAAAAACCAAGGTGCCCATTATCCTGGTGGGCATGGAGGAGATATGCGGGAAGCTCCAGAAATACGGGCAGTTCTGGAGCCGGATTTTACCGGCTGGTATTGTTGAGTTCCAGCCCCTTTCGCCTCCTGAGATGATTCTCATTACCAAGGAATGGACAGGTTTGGAGGTAAGCCCTGAGGCCTCTGAACTGCTCTGCCGCTTTACAGAAGGCGACTTTCGTTACGTGGTAGGGTACTTGCTGGAATTTGAAAGAGCTTGTGCGGTCAACAAGACGCGGGAAATTGGTCTGCCGATGGTAGAGGCTCTCTTAAAGAAATCCAGCAAAAAAAGGGAGATTTCGGATCGCTACAGGCGGGGGGATATCAAACACCTTCACGCGGTTGGGAGATAG
- a CDS encoding DUF1018 domain-containing protein has product MKNASLKSNRPGNGLYSRQNCAIHKARGQLVMTLDDCRELARNISGKASLSSLSIRERWQLIEELKLKGARVTNPRISETPVSSQGGHRPSPSSAVEGPPAPGDGVHPGGKQESPEEVYFARLNYWRKRFPKSRPGYASNKQLAWIQSLWELNFEDGRAGVSGLRGFIARQTASLEDGPVSDLAFLRDSHVEAVLTPLKQKGKANMGGVNET; this is encoded by the coding sequence ATGAAAAACGCTTCTCTTAAATCAAACAGACCGGGAAATGGCCTTTACAGCCGCCAAAACTGCGCGATCCATAAGGCCAGGGGTCAGCTCGTTATGACCCTGGATGATTGCCGGGAGTTGGCCAGAAATATCAGCGGTAAAGCTTCGCTCAGCTCGCTCAGCATCCGGGAACGCTGGCAGCTCATTGAGGAGCTGAAGCTCAAAGGGGCGAGAGTAACGAACCCGCGAATATCGGAAACCCCTGTTTCTTCCCAGGGTGGACATCGCCCTTCTCCCTCATCGGCTGTGGAGGGTCCTCCTGCTCCTGGGGACGGTGTCCACCCTGGCGGGAAACAGGAGAGCCCTGAAGAGGTGTATTTTGCGCGGCTTAATTACTGGAGGAAACGATTTCCGAAGTCGCGGCCCGGTTATGCCTCAAATAAGCAGTTGGCCTGGATTCAATCGCTTTGGGAGTTGAATTTTGAGGATGGACGCGCCGGGGTGAGCGGGCTGAGAGGGTTTATTGCTCGGCAAACCGCAAGCCTGGAAGATGGGCCGGTCTCTGACCTGGCTTTTCTTAGGGACAGCCATGTTGAAGCCGTTTTAACGCCTTTGAAACAGAAGGGTAAGGCTAATATGGGGGGAGTTAATGAAACCTAA